CCCTCAACAGGTTGGTCAGATACCATAGCGGTCGCCGTAATATCCCCAACTGCTTCAAGCACACTTAATAGATAAATCGTACCGGCCGCCAAAAATGCTGTCCAATCAAATGTAAAACCATATTTGAAAGGAACGGGAATCGTCAAAATAGGCATATCACGAAGTGGGGTTAAATCCACCATGCCCATACATAAGGCAACGATATAACCAACAATCAGGCCAATGGCAATAGATCCCATGCGCAAGAGGGGCTGGCGGAAACAGTTTAAAAACAAGACAACTACCAATACAAGTGCTGCCAACCCAATGTTTTGGTATGCGCCAAATGTGCCCGACATTTTGGCACCAAATCCACCTCCAAAATCAATAACGCCAAATTTGATAAGACTCAAACCAATCATCAGTACAACAATACCGCTGACAGTAGGCGTAATAATACGCTGCAAATAAGGTAATACACGAGAAGCAGCAATCACCAAAAAAGCACCGACAGCCGATACGCCTAATAAAGTGGAAACGATCACATCAAAAGCAGGCTCTACTTGACCAGCTTTCATTGCCATACCCGTGCTGATCATCACCGTCACAAATGAAAAATTCACAGATTGAATAGATAACAATCCAGAGCCAACTATACCGAAACGGTTCACCTGCAAAAAGGTGCCAATACCTGATGCCACCATTGCCATGGAAATAAGATATGCGGTCATTTCTGGCGGGAATTTAAGTGTGGTTCCCACGATCAAAGCCGGCATCACCATCGGTACAAATATTGCCAACAAATGTGTCACCGCACCAATGAGCGCCGCAACAGGAGGAGGTCTATCTTCTAGCTGATAAATCAGATCCGGTTTGCGGTAAGTTTCAAGCGACATAGCACAGTCCCCGAATGAATGACAAATAAACAAAAGTTGATATTAATATTGTTTAACCACAATAAACGCCTTCCTGAACAACCTAACTACCAACTACAAACACCTCAACTTTCCAACAATCATATCCCTGATAAAAACAAGGACTTTATAATAACAAGACCAATGCAATGACCATGCGTACCTAAGCTCGGCATAGCACTACATCGCCTCAAGTACTCTAATACCCAATAATTCCATACCCACCTTAAGTGTTCTTGCGGTCAATGCTAAAAGTTGCAAGCGACTATTTTTTAATGCAGGCTCGCTTTTCAATATAGAGCAATTTTCGTAGAAATTCGAAAATATATTGGCTAATTGATATAGAAATGTACATAGATGATGGACATAACAGCCCTCAACAACTGAATGTAGTACATCCTCAAACTGCAATAAATGATTCGCTAAGCGCCGCTCAGTAGGATCCACTAAGTTAATAGATCCGCCACCGCTAAAAGCACCTGCCTTGCGAAAGATACTTTGAATACGCGTATAAGCATATTGAATATAAAGCGAAGTATTCCCTTCAAAAGCAAGGATCGTATCCCAATCAAATATGTAGTCACTTGTACGATGCTTGGAAAGATCAGCATAGCGAATGGCACCAATACCGATTGCATGAGCGAGCTTTAACTGTTCCTTTTCAGATAAATCAGGGTTTTTTTGTTTTACAATGACAAGCGCCCGATCAATCGCTTCATCCAAAAGCGCAATCATTTTGACTGTATCGCCAGATCGCGTCTTAAAGGGCTTGCCATCACTTCCCAAAACTAATCCAAAACCGATATGTTCCAACACCATTTCGGGTGGCGCAAATCCAGCTTTGCGACAAATGCGAAATATTTGCTGAAAATGTTGACTTTGCCGTGCATCCACCACATACAGAACACGATCCAATTTGAGAACACGATGGCGATAGCGTACTGCTGCAAGATCAGTAGCTGTATAAAGAAAACCGCCATCTCGTTTTTGAACAATAACACCGAGTGGTTTACCATCCTTGTTACGAAACTCTTCTAGATAAACTACCTTGGCACCTGCATCAACTGCTAACAATCCTGCTTTTTCTAGATCCTCGACAACAGTAGGCAAATCCTCGTTATAAGAGGACTCGCCTTTAGCATCATCACGCGTTAATAGTACATCTAGTTTCTCATAAACCGCTTGGCAATGTTCTAAAGAAATATCAACAAATTGTTGCCACAACGCCAAAATTTCCGGCTGACCACCCTGCAATTTAGTGACATAATCACGTGACACATCAGCAAATGCTTCATCCTCATCAAAACGCACTTTAGCTTTTCTATAAAACTCTTCCAGGTCAGCCAATTCCATGGCTTGTTTGCCCGCCTTTTGTATCTCAACAAGATAGGCGATTAACATACCAAACTGCGTACCCCAATCACCAACATGGTTGCCACGCACAACATGATGGCCAAGATACCCAAATATTCTTGTTAATGCATCCCCAATTACAGTCGTACGAAGATGCCCAACATGCATTTCTTTGGCAATGTTTGGTGAAGAGTACTCTACCATGATATGTTGCGGTTTCGGTAAATGAATGCCGAGTTTAGGATCAGCTAAAGCAACTTTGAGTTGCTTACTTAAAAACTCTGTATCAAGGTGAAAATTGATAAAACCTGGTTTAACCACATCAATCTGATGAACCACACCTTTAAGGTCAAGCTTACCAACCACTTGCTTCGCAAGTTTCATTGGATCCATTTTGAGTACTTTGGCGGCATTCATCACGCCATTTGCTTGATAGTCACCAAACTCTGGGCGAGAAGCTGGCCTCACAACCGCTTGTACATGATCTAACCCAATTTGAGATAACGCCAAAGTT
This genomic stretch from Neisseriales bacterium harbors:
- the argS gene encoding arginine--tRNA ligase, with translation MTVLQLLNKHVTLALSQIGLDHVQAVVRPASRPEFGDYQANGVMNAAKVLKMDPMKLAKQVVGKLDLKGVVHQIDVVKPGFINFHLDTEFLSKQLKVALADPKLGIHLPKPQHIMVEYSSPNIAKEMHVGHLRTTVIGDALTRIFGYLGHHVVRGNHVGDWGTQFGMLIAYLVEIQKAGKQAMELADLEEFYRKAKVRFDEDEAFADVSRDYVTKLQGGQPEILALWQQFVDISLEHCQAVYEKLDVLLTRDDAKGESSYNEDLPTVVEDLEKAGLLAVDAGAKVVYLEEFRNKDGKPLGVIVQKRDGGFLYTATDLAAVRYRHRVLKLDRVLYVVDARQSQHFQQIFRICRKAGFAPPEMVLEHIGFGLVLGSDGKPFKTRSGDTVKMIALLDEAIDRALVIVKQKNPDLSEKEQLKLAHAIGIGAIRYADLSKHRTSDYIFDWDTILAFEGNTSLYIQYAYTRIQSIFRKAGAFSGGGSINLVDPTERRLANHLLQFEDVLHSVVEGCYVHHLCTFLYQLANIFSNFYENCSILKSEPALKNSRLQLLALTARTLKVGMELLGIRVLEAM
- a CDS encoding purine permease; this translates as MSLETYRKPDLIYQLEDRPPPVAALIGAVTHLLAIFVPMVMPALIVGTTLKFPPEMTAYLISMAMVASGIGTFLQVNRFGIVGSGLLSIQSVNFSFVTVMISTGMAMKAGQVEPAFDVIVSTLLGVSAVGAFLVIAASRVLPYLQRIITPTVSGIVVLMIGLSLIKFGVIDFGGGFGAKMSGTFGAYQNIGLAALVLVVVLFLNCFRQPLLRMGSIAIGLIVGYIVALCMGMVDLTPLRDMPILTIPVPFKYGFTFDWTAFLAAGTIYLLSVLEAVGDITATAMVSDQPVEGPEFTSRLSGGVLADGIVSVIACVFGSLPLTTFAQNNGVIQMTGVASRHVGKLMAVILVILGLFPVIGRLFSTIPSPVVGGAMILMFAMIAIAGIRMIMLYGMNRREAVIVATSLGLGLGVSYEPELIRQLPLQIQALVDNPICVGGLTGIVLNLLIPQLKTQQDSAKEAMPIKVIYNKKSKKFAQLAKKGK